The following are encoded in a window of Suncus etruscus isolate mSunEtr1 chromosome 16, mSunEtr1.pri.cur, whole genome shotgun sequence genomic DNA:
- the LOC126032499 gene encoding eukaryotic translation initiation factor 1A, X-chromosomal → MPKNKGKGGKNRRRGKNENESEKRELVFKEDGQEYAQVIKMLGNGRLEAMCFDGVKRLCHIRGKLRKKVWINTSDIILVGLRDYQDNKADVILKYNADEARSLKAYGELPEHAKINETDTFGPGDDDEIQFDDIGDDDEDIDDI, encoded by the coding sequence ATGCCGAAGAATAAAGGGAAAGGTGGTAAAAATCGTCGTCGGGGTAAGAATGAAAATGAATCTGAAAAGAGAGAACTGGTATTTAAAGAGGATGGCCAAGAGTATGCTCAGGTCATCAAAATGTTGGGAAATGGACGATTAGAAGCAATGTGTTTTGATGGTGTCAAGAGGTTATGTCACATCAGAGGAAAACTGCGGAAGAAGGTTTGGATCAACACCTCAGACATTATATTGGTCGGTCTGCGGGACTATCAGGATAACAAAGCGGATGTGATTTTAAAGTATAATGCAGATGAAGCTAGGAGTTTGAAGGCCTATGGAGAGCTTCCAGAACATGCCAAGATAAATGAAACTGATACATTTGGCCCCGGAGATGATGATGAAATCCAGTTTGATGATATtggagatgatgatgaagatattGATGATATCTAA